The following proteins are encoded in a genomic region of Tenebrio molitor chromosome 7, icTenMoli1.1, whole genome shotgun sequence:
- the PIG-B gene encoding GPI mannosyltransferase 3 isoform X1 produces the protein MKNWDVFGIFLLIRLFSVFFVQTYFVPDEYWQSLEVAHKISFGYGYLTWEWRAGIRSYIYPLIISTFYTILRFFELDDPIFLIYGPRVLQALLSAYSDLCFYQWSGTKKWAVFSIATSWFWFYTGSRTLINSFESALTVIALSQFPWVGRGKDENLKFIWIAGLLSAIRPTAVIIWIPLCIYHLLITKYKIYSLIITRYIPIALIIFALSTLLDSLTHGSLVVTPYEFLKFNIFQDVGSWYGSQPWYWYLSAGFPAVLGIQFVPFIMATLVIIKNKDAHVNELALLGTIVFALTVYSLLPHKEFRFLLPLLPIALHVSSKFLSAWSRKANKLVLWAVAIILFLGNVGPAYYLGFVHQRGTLDVMENLREISFNKPNDTHLLFLMPCHSTPYYSHLHVNVTAKFLTCEPNFNGTSYYIDEADQFYNNPGLWIRTHYPPNGTLPSHIICFDVLKPMISDILSRYKTTHEIAHSSFPSGRVGYNVLINERIGK, from the exons atgaaaaactgggacgtttttggtatttttttacTGATAAGACtattttcagtattttttgTCCAAACATACTTTGTACCTGACGAATATTGGCAATCTTTAGAAGTTGCTCacaaaattagttttggatATGGTTATCTCACATGGGAGTGGCGCGCAGGAATAAGAAGTTACATATATCCTTTAATAATCAGCACTTTTTACACAATACTTAGATTTTTTGAACTTGATGACCCAATCTTTCTG atataTGGACCTCGAGTTTTGCAAGCTCTCTTAAGTGCCTACTCAGATTTATGCTTTTATCAATGGTCAGGTACAAAAAAATGGGCAGTGTTCAGTATTGCTACTTCTTGGTTTTGGTTTTATACTGGCTCAAGAACTTTGATAAACAGTTTTGAAAGTGCACTAACTGTGATTGCCTTGTCACAGTTTCCCTGGGTAGGCAGAGGAAAAG ATGAAAATCTGAAATTCATTTGGATTGCTGGCTTACTATCCGCAATACGTCCCACCGCTGTCATTATATGGATACCTCTTTGCATTTACCATTTGTTGATCACCAAGTACAAAATATACTCTCTCATTATCACCAGATACATACCAATTGCTCTGATAATATTTGCATTATCTACTCTGCTGGACAGTTTGACTCACGGATCTCTAGTTGTGACGCCTTATGAGTTCCTcaaattcaacatttttcaagATGTTGGTTCTTGGTATGGTTCTCAACCATGGTACTGGTATTTGTCGGCCGGATTTCCTGCAGTTCTGGGCATCCAATTTGTACCATTCATTATGGCCACTTTagttataattaaaaacaaagacGCACACGTCAACGAATTAGCATTATTGGGTACTATTGTTTTTGCGTTGACAGTTTATAGCCTTTTGCCTCATAAGGAATTCAGATTTCTGCTTCCGTTACTGCCAATCGCTCTTCACGTgtcttcaaaatttttgtctgcGTGGAGTCGCAAAGCTAATAAACTTGTATTGTGGGCAGTTGCAATAATATTATTCTTAGGAAATGTAGGCCCCGCGTATTACTTAGGGTTTGTTCACCAACGCGGTACGCTGGACGTAATGGAGAATTTAAGAGAGATATCGTTTAATAAACCAAATGATACACACTTATTGTTCCTGATGCCTTGCCATTCAACTCCATATTACAG TCATCTGCATGTTAACGTCACTGCAAAGTTTTTAACGTGTGAACCCAATTTTAATGGTACTAGTTATTATATCGACGAAGCTGATCAGTTTTACAATAATCCTGGTCTGTGGATACGGACTCACTACCCACCAAATGGGACTTTACCCTCAcatataatttgttttgatgtaCTTAAACCCATGATCAGTGATATACTGAGCAG GTATAAGACAACCCATGAAATTGCCCATTCAAGTTTTCCGTCAGGAAGGGTGGGTTATAACGTTTTGATCAATGAACGAATTggaaaatag
- the PIG-B gene encoding GPI mannosyltransferase 3 isoform X2: MKNWDVFGIFLLIRLFSVFFVQTYFVPDEYWQSLEVAHKISFGYGYLTWEWRAGIRSYIYPLIISTFYTILRFFELDDPIFLIYGPRVLQALLSAYSDLCFYQWSGTKKWAVFSIATSWFWFYTGSRTLINSFESALTVIALSQFPWVGRGKDENLKFIWIAGLLSAIRPTAVIIWIPLCIYHLLITKYKIYSLIITRYIPIALIIFALSTLLDSLTHGSLVVTPYEFLKFNIFQDVGSWYGSQPWYWYLSAGFPAVLGIQFVPFIMATLVIIKNKDAHVNELALLGTIVFALTVYSLLPHKEFRFLLPLLPIALHVSSKFLSAWSRKANKLVLWAVAIILFLGNVGPAYYLGFVHQRGTLDVMENLREISFNKPNDTHLLFLMPCHSTPYYSHLHVNVTAKFLTCEPNFNGTSYYIDEADQFYNNPGLWIRTHYPPNGTLPSHIICFDVLKPMISDILSR; encoded by the exons atgaaaaactgggacgtttttggtatttttttacTGATAAGACtattttcagtattttttgTCCAAACATACTTTGTACCTGACGAATATTGGCAATCTTTAGAAGTTGCTCacaaaattagttttggatATGGTTATCTCACATGGGAGTGGCGCGCAGGAATAAGAAGTTACATATATCCTTTAATAATCAGCACTTTTTACACAATACTTAGATTTTTTGAACTTGATGACCCAATCTTTCTG atataTGGACCTCGAGTTTTGCAAGCTCTCTTAAGTGCCTACTCAGATTTATGCTTTTATCAATGGTCAGGTACAAAAAAATGGGCAGTGTTCAGTATTGCTACTTCTTGGTTTTGGTTTTATACTGGCTCAAGAACTTTGATAAACAGTTTTGAAAGTGCACTAACTGTGATTGCCTTGTCACAGTTTCCCTGGGTAGGCAGAGGAAAAG ATGAAAATCTGAAATTCATTTGGATTGCTGGCTTACTATCCGCAATACGTCCCACCGCTGTCATTATATGGATACCTCTTTGCATTTACCATTTGTTGATCACCAAGTACAAAATATACTCTCTCATTATCACCAGATACATACCAATTGCTCTGATAATATTTGCATTATCTACTCTGCTGGACAGTTTGACTCACGGATCTCTAGTTGTGACGCCTTATGAGTTCCTcaaattcaacatttttcaagATGTTGGTTCTTGGTATGGTTCTCAACCATGGTACTGGTATTTGTCGGCCGGATTTCCTGCAGTTCTGGGCATCCAATTTGTACCATTCATTATGGCCACTTTagttataattaaaaacaaagacGCACACGTCAACGAATTAGCATTATTGGGTACTATTGTTTTTGCGTTGACAGTTTATAGCCTTTTGCCTCATAAGGAATTCAGATTTCTGCTTCCGTTACTGCCAATCGCTCTTCACGTgtcttcaaaatttttgtctgcGTGGAGTCGCAAAGCTAATAAACTTGTATTGTGGGCAGTTGCAATAATATTATTCTTAGGAAATGTAGGCCCCGCGTATTACTTAGGGTTTGTTCACCAACGCGGTACGCTGGACGTAATGGAGAATTTAAGAGAGATATCGTTTAATAAACCAAATGATACACACTTATTGTTCCTGATGCCTTGCCATTCAACTCCATATTACAG TCATCTGCATGTTAACGTCACTGCAAAGTTTTTAACGTGTGAACCCAATTTTAATGGTACTAGTTATTATATCGACGAAGCTGATCAGTTTTACAATAATCCTGGTCTGTGGATACGGACTCACTACCCACCAAATGGGACTTTACCCTCAcatataatttgttttgatgtaCTTAAACCCATGATCAGTGATATACTGAGCAGGTAA
- the IntS10 gene encoding integrator complex subunit 10 — translation MEVDISDEEYVIQRAKSALKTDPLSAKAWMITAKTLYPNNFGVQFEAYCIEKNAGHVKEAAKCFSDLIGKFQQQPELWKEIENVTLALRAESDTNDAEKQFLCEMFKHISSDVQHKLLLCTADHCEDTMEHCRLLLLLLQRFPTAISSYGSRLVDTLISAEKHSHDGNFPLNAYRKLLVCELLPLLATENAKVDLSSKLLQKLLYKAVEFYFCYLGLSPGTTQDGESKIEDPWRRLFSVIEFIGKQLEWEPYLVNFSNNWNKESYWQRIVSYYQARMGNVDDKQLFFCASIFFFHCLHEYALSLTPESSPGQPQNTFILVEAFIDPTLPSPATEPKSKKRKGDDYMSPYISVERPELKNIHGNFLMAVNCWDLFESSEHFQREFYMFNSYLKLETWFTSFVIDYAIYKGKYEDAVQYLHKIKDTNLLLRKNINIAGILYVKENYRSCFEHILLAIPLLPNNNVGSLSNALVVGGSQRHLHYLPLTYTSVLQYFIKILIRCIKENMAKHIYSELAIGHILTLVQLDWPQEEEFVPPLMDEIQQHGSFNYVLFQNYIINVDILEEITYLWTNQGGRITLDIIPHMGQRRIGTRGADKGAKEEIKQIIKRQVARSNENVNELLIRFITHERELIFKSLM, via the exons ATGGAAGTCGATATTTCTGACGAAGAATACGTTATACAACGAGCAAAATCTGCTCTCAAGACAGACCCCTTATCTGCCAAAGCATGGATGATAACCGCAAAAACTTTGTATCCCAATAACTTTGGAGTGCAG TTTGAAGCATattgtattgaaaaaaatgcagGGCACGTTAAGGAAGCAGCAAAATGTTTCAGTGACTT AATCGGAAAGTTTCAACAGCAGCCAGAGTTATGGAAAGAAATTGAGAACGTTACGTTGGCGCTTCGAGCAGAAAGCGACACAAATGATgcagaaaaacaatttttatgtgAAATGTTTAAACACATTTCTTCTG ATGTGCAACACAAACTGCTATTATGTACAGCAGATCATTGTGAAGATACAATGGAACATTGCCGTTTGCTCCTTCTCCTGTTACAAAGGTTTCCTACAGCAATATCAAGTTATGGA TCACGTCTAGTTGATACTTTAATTAGTGCAGAGAAACACAGCCATGATGGAAATTTTCCATTAAATGCATACAGAAAACTTTTAGTCTGTGAATTATTGCCACTTCTTGCAACTGAGAATGCAAAAGTAGACTTATCTTCAAAGCtacttcaaaaattgttatataAAGCTGTGGAGTTTTACTTTTGCTACTTGGGTTTATCACCAGGCACCACACAAGATGGGGAATCAAAAATTGAGGACCCATGGAGAAGATTATTCTCTGTTATTGAATTTATTGGTAAACAATTAGAGTGGGAACCTTATTTAGTCAACTTCAGCAACAATTG GAATAAGGAAAGTTATTGGCAAAGAATTGTTAGTTACTATCAAGCAAGAATGGGAAATGTAGATGATAAACAGTTATTTTTTTGcgcatcaatttttttctttcactgCTTACATGAATATGCATTAAGTCTTACACCAGAGTCAAGTCCAGGACAGCCTcaaaacacttttattttagttGAAGCTTTTATTG ACCCTACTCTGCCAAGTCCTGCAACTGAACCCAAAAGTAAAAAGCGAAAAGGTGACGATTACATGTCTCCTTACATATCTGTGGAACGACCGGaactaaaaaatattcacGGTAATTTTCTGATGGCGGTAAATTGCTGGGATTTATTCGAATCATCAGAACATTTTCAAAGAG aattttataTGTTCAATAGTTATCTCAAATTAGAAACATGGTTTACCAGTTTTGTTATTGATTATGCCATATACAAAGGAAAATATGAGGATGCTGTACAATATTTGCACAAAATTAAAGATACGAATTTGTTGTTaaggaaaaatattaatattgcGGGAATATTATACGTGAAAGAAAATTATAGA tCGTGTTTTGAACATATTCTACTTGCAATACCTTTGTTACCAAATAATAACGTGGGTAGCTTAAGTAATGCATTAGTAGTAGGGGGCAGTCAGCGACATCTGCATTATCTACCTTTAACATACACGTCTGTTCTCCAgtactttataaaaattctTATAAGATGTATTAAG GAGAACATGGCTAAGCACATCTACAGTGAATTAGCCATTGGTCATATTCTGACATTAGTTCAGTTAGATTGGCCCCAGGAAGAAGAATTTGTGCCACCGCTAATGGATGAAATTCAACAACATGGATCCttcaattatgtattattcCAA aaCTACATCATTAATGTCGATATCCTGGAGGAAATAACATATTTATGGACAAATCAAGGAGGACGGATTACTTTAGATATCATTCCACATATGGG ACAAAGGAGGATAGGAACCAGAGGAGCTGATAAGGGTgcaaaagaagaaataaagCAAATAATTAAACGGCAGGTTGCGAGAAGTAATGAGAATGTAAACGAGCTGTTGATAAGATTTATTACACATGAAAGGGAACTGATTTTTAAAAGTCTTATGTAA
- the LOC138135584 gene encoding tudor domain-containing protein 5-like — MASPNASEVKSIITGLLTSNPLRSTVAQLCCDFVEIVGYKIPFQSLGFNSVEDYLRSIPDTVQVFGSGPLAEVQGVIKQKSAHIKLMVSKQKTKKTPVKNRKYLENYWKQSQKYCHPVHNGFQSFQVNVHNNSQHYTASPLRQETSSRDNMCKVETYSEIDSVSPKSQNDKKPETNKIDCVKIVASYDEDVSEKSSLMDECVYRVPEEVQNNLRKLILQFPNGIWCTKLPTEYGKMFKKDLCYKKYNYRSLIEMCTDLSNIFHYVQLSSDDYMLYDKSRPVAEFDKKQMTTYQPVQEENVITTNLLLELPKLDWSVSQLLIPKDVLCLSDEIPRHFPANAAVGDLLDINIGEIYDISKFWMYMAFGPLESLMKDLQNFFKINRDRYNIPKLLIEEGLYCTAFYLNQYHRAVIVNVLPNLPNAVRVLFIDYGTVENVGVNEIWFLPKQFSEVPCQAIRARLSNICPTHENRPWSVQCINRFEELVSKATMVAEFTRIDEKDHILEIYLADIRNEQHIFYINDVLVEEGHAIYVDQERKSTFSDLDCMPKVKYLHLYPEFYEIESGMAPTPEERKYIAVHSIPLHHFMPQYFDVYYSESVNAIQEQHETFYSGKTVESCIPPFHKKVEFDFSLFPDCILDDIKDIVQENGEKKCSEQTRANSQNVSKIERSNDENGEDKSLRQYFCNKKRISDLIHGKSSHNDSSKSKPLCESYTSANFVSSGDQLNACDYSQDASFSSLNKSFNELNLSNSDSAVFNNTKSCNSTNPFLDEWSETNPFRKTNPFLKDIETTATKNDILDIFAKPAEDKITENIVNNLNTTRSCCYKNNKQVNIDKANLLNNSNNFGNVTLSSSDSFRSTDKNEADQTVEVNRRIRTPPGFSSLNVPNRMAWNPNLLNLYNYIPNCFTNNPYYQGFQFSQLNNAFYTVQPQNQFSSVPFVQPIPSNCVPQLRPDQFRYNAMYLQQPLNLPSYNNQIYGPNNYLSNPFSPGNKKV; from the exons ATG GCGTCTCCAAACGCATCAGAAGTAAAATCTATTATCACAGGATTGCTGACATCAAATCCGCTAAGATCTACAGTTGCACAACTATGTTGCGATTTTGTGGAAATTGTAGGTTATAAAATTCCTTTTCAAAGTCTTGGCTTTAATAGTGTCGAAGATTATCTCAGGTCAATACCAGACACAGTGCAG GTTTTTGGATCAGGTCCGTTAGCTGAAGTACAGGGcgttattaaacaaaaatcagCTCATATAAAATTGATGGTATCGAAAcagaaaacaaagaaaactCCAGTGAAAAACAG gaaatacttagaaaattattggaagcaatcTCAAAAGTATTGTCACCCTGTACACAATGGTTTCCAGTCATTTCAGGTcaatgtacataataattctCAACATTACACTGCAAGTCCTTTAAGACAAGAAACTAGCAGTAGGGACAATATGTGTAAAGTTGAAACTTATTCGGAAATAGATTCAGTATCACCAAAGTcacaaaatgataaaaaaccggaaacaaataaaatagattgtgttaaaattgtgGCATCATATGATGAAGACGTTAGTGAGAAATCATCACTTATGGATGAGTGCGTTTACAGAGTTCCTGAAGAAGtgcaaaataatttaagaaaGCTCATATTACAATTTCCCAATGGCATTTGGTGTACAAAATTACCAACGGAATATGG taaaatgttcaaaaaggatctttgttataaaaaatataattacagATCTTTAATTGAAATGTGCACAGATCTGtctaatatttttcattatgtTCAATTAAGTTCAGATGATTATATGTTGTATGATAAAAGTCGACCAGTTGCTGAATTTGACAAGAAACAAATGACTACATACCAACCTGTACAAGAGGAAAATGTAATTACAACAAATCTCTTACTGGAATTACCAAAACTAGAT TGGTCTGTCAGTCAGTTGTTGATACCAAAGGATGTTTTGTGTCTATCAGACGAAATTCCACGCCATTTTCCCGCTAATGCCGCAGTTGGTGACCTGTTGGACATTAACATTGGAGAAATATATGACATTTCCAAATTTTGGATGTATATGGCTTTTGGTCCCCTAGAATCCCTTATGAAAGATTTACA aaatttttttaaaattaatcgtGATCGTTACAACATTCCCAAATTGTTGATAGAAGAAGGTTTATATTGTACAGCTTTCTACTTAAACCAGTATCACAGAGCCGTTATTGTGAATGTGTTACCGAACTTACCAAATGCTGTCCgg GTACTTTTTATTGATTACGGAACTGTAGAAAACGTTGGTGTCAATGAAATTTGGTTTCTTCCTAAACAATTTAGTGAAGTACCTTGTCAAGCTATCAGAGCGCGGTTATCTAATATTTGTCCCACTCATGAAAATCGTCCATGGAGCGTTCAATGTATTAATAGATTCGAAGAGCTTGTATCAAAAGCAACAATGGTTGCGGAATTTACGAGAATCGATGAAAAA GACCATATTTTGGAAATCTATTTAGCGGACATAAGGAATGAACAACatatattttacataaatgaCGTACTCGTTGAAGAGGGACATGCGATTTATGTAGATCAG GAAAGGAAATCAACCTTCTCAGATTTGGACTGTATGCCAAAAGTAAagtatttacatttatatccaGAGTTTTACGAAATCGAATCAGGAATGGCCCCCACACCAGAAGAACGAAAGTATATTGCTGTTCATAGCATACCACTGCACCACTTTATGCCTCAATATTTTGACGTATATTATTCAGAAAGTGTTAATGCCATCCAAGAACAACATGAAACATTCTACAGTGGCAAAACTGTAGAATCGTGTATACCTCCTTTCCACAAGAAAGTCGAATTTGACTTTTCATTATTTCCCGATTGTATACTGGATGATATCAAGGACATTGTGCAAGAAAACGGTGAAAAAAAGTGTAGTGAACAAACGCGAGCTAATTCTCAAAATGTGTCTAAAATAGAGCGTAGTAATGATGAGAATGGCGAGGATAAATCATTGAGACAGtacttttgtaataaaaagcGTATTTCAGACCTAATACATGGAAAGAGCTCCCACAATGACAGTTCTAAAAGTAAACCATTATGTGAAAGTTATACATCTGCAAATTTTGTTTCAAGTGGGGACCAATTGAACGCTTGCGACTACTCACAAGATGCGTCTTTCAGTAGTCTAAATAAGAGTTTTAACGAACTAAATTTAAGTAATAGTGATTCGGCAGTGTTTAACAATACCAAATCGTGCAATTCTACCAACCCGTTTCTTGACGAATGGAGCGAGACAAATCCTTTCCGTAAAACCAACCCGTTTTTGAAGGACATAGAAACAACGGCGAccaaaaatgatattttagaTATATTTGCTAAACCTGCAGAGGACAAAATAACAGAGAACATTGTTAACAATTTAAACACAACACGCTCTTGTtgttacaaaaataacaaacaagttaacATTGACAAggctaatttattaaataattcgaATAATTTCGGGAACGTAACTTTGTCATCGTCAGATTCTTTCCGATCAACTGACAAAAATGAAGCGGACCAGACAGTGGAAGTGAATCGGCGAATTCGAACTCCTCCTGGATTTAGTTCTTTAAATGTCCCCAACAGAATGGCGTGGAATCCAAATCTTCTTAATTTGTATAATTACATTCCGAATTGTTTTACAAACAATCCGTACTATCAAGGGTTTCAGTTTTCTCAACTGAATAATGCATTTTATACGGTGCAGCCCCAGAACCAGTTTAGTAGTGTACCCTTTGTACAACCAATCCCCAGTAATTGTGTTCCTCAGCTGAGGCCGGATCAATTCCGTTATAATGCGATGTATTTACAACAACCACTTAATTTGCCAAGTTATAacaaccaaatttatggccccaataattatttaagtaaTCCCTTTTCTCCTGGAAACAAAAAGGTTTAG
- the LOC138134793 gene encoding juvenile hormone esterase-like produces the protein MISVVVLVTLFTLGLSEPDFLVHLPDGIIRGKQSTTNRNRTFYSFLKVPYASPPIGDLRFKPPVPPKRWDGILDTTDNYVICYQVNRDIAIESEDCLYLNIYTPELPVETKKNVALPVIFYIHGGGFIQGTCLDFICGPEFLIEYDVVVVTINYRLGPFGFLSTQDNVLPGNNGLKDQHLGIKWTHQNIELFGGDPTRITIVGQSAGSASVTYQLLNKKSEGLFWGAICESGSFLSPWSFQRRAREIAFKTAGFINETFNDSDNSTELLAFLSAVTADELDKASYQVHQLENLVNRQISQGYFYSPVIEPEHEDAFITRKMYGDLKSGNFLRVPILIGITSEESIEEARDLTALKNIMKTYDENLPWLVPDDLNIEDPEKRKIVGEFIRSLYTDSNFQDNLKAGIRFFSDNSFTRSVIKHAELQSKFTDVYFYQFSYDGIVGNISTDLEGIDNVAHSEELRYMWRTLFEGYDNTNIEEFPEQDVVTHHRLLTLWTNFAKTLNPTPERTQLLQNVIWPSVSAGRPNNFFYLDINDNLTIRNFPKIGSYLGWNMIYDVFGEGDFDTY, from the exons ATGATAAGTGTCGTTGTACTAGTGACATTATTTACGCTGGGG ttgTCAGAACCAGACTTTCTAGTGCATCTACCAGATGGAATTATACGTGGAAAACAATCTACAACAAACAGGAATAGAACATTTTACAGCTTCCTTAAAGTACCTTATGCTTCTCCCCCTATCGGCGATTTAAGATTTAAA ccACCGGTACCACCAAAGCGATGGGATGGCATACTTGATACCACGGACAATTATGTTATATGTTACCAAGTGAACAGAGACATTGCTATCGAGTCAGAAGATTGCctctatttaaatatttatactcCAGAA TTGCCTGTTGAGACTAAGAAAAATGTGGCTCTTCCAGTGATATTTTACATTCATGGAGGTGGTTTTATTCAGGGAACATGTTTAGATTTCATTTGcggaccagaatttttaatagaATACGATGTTGTCGTTGTCACGATAAATTATCGTTTAGGACCTTTTG GATTTTTGTCTACCCAGGACAATGTGTTACCTGGAAATAATGGATTGAAAGACCAACATCTTGGGATAAAATGGACACATCAAAATATCGAATTGTTTGGAGGAGACCCAACAAGAATAACAATTGTTGGACAAAGCGCTGGATCAGCTTCTGTCACATACCAactgttaaataaaaaatctgaag GATTATTTTGGGGAGCAATTTGTGAAAGCGGTTCTTTTCTTAGTCCTTGGAGTTTCCAAAGACGAGCACGAGAAATTGCGTTTAAAACGGCAGGTTTTATAAATGAGACATTTAACGACAGCGATAATTCTACTGAATTGCTGGCTTTTTTGTCAGCTGTTACCGCTGATGAGTTGGATAAGGCATCTTATCAAGTGCACCAACTG GAGAACTTAGTAAATCGACAGATATCTCAAGGGTATTTTTATTCACCGGTGATAGAGCCTGAACATGAAGATGCTTTCATTACCAGAAAAATGTATGGTGATTTAAAATCAGGCAACTTTTTAAGAGTGCCCATCTTAATTGGAATCACATCAGAAGAATCGATAGAAGAAGCCAGGG ATTTAACTGCGTTAAAGAATATTATGAAAACTTATGACGAAAATTTGCCTTGGCTGGTTCCCGATGATTTGAACATTGAGGACCCAGAAAAGAGAAAAATCGTGGGAGAGTTTATTCGTAGCCTCTACACCGATTCCAATTTTCAAGACAATTTGAAAGCAGGAATTAGG TTTTTCAGCGACAATTCGTTCACAAGATCCGTCATCAAACACGCCGAGCTTCAGTCGAAATTTACTGACGTGTATTTTTATCAGTTTTCTTACGACGGAATTGTAGGGAACATATCTACAGATCTCGAAG GAATTGACAATGTAGCACATTCTGAAGAACTGAGATACATGTGGCGCACTCTTTTTGAAGGATATGACAACACAAACATTGAAGAATTTCCAGAGCAGGACGTCGTTACTCATCATCGTTTGCTGACACTGTGGACAAATTTTGCAAAGACATT aaatccAACTCCAGAGAGAACTCAGCTTCTCCAAAACGTTATATGGCCGAGTGTTTCCGCCGGAAggccaaacaattttttttacttagaTATTAATGACAATCTGACAATaagaaattttccaaaaataggAAGCTACTTAGGATGGAACATGATTTATGATGTTTTCGGAGAAGGCGATTTCGACACTTACTAA